The nucleotide sequence CACGGGCCTCGGCACCGATATCGACAAAGGTGACGTGGGCGGCGCCGCGCGAGAGCGCTTCGAAGCCCAGGGCACCTGTGCCGGCGAAGAGATCGAGCACGCGCTTGCCCTCGAGCACCGGACCGAGCCGTGAGCCGAGAATGTTGAACATGCTTTCCCGCACGCGATCGGCCGTCGGACGAATAGAATCGTCCGACGGCGAGATCAGCTGCTTGCCGCGGAATTTTCCGGCAACAATGCGCATGTCTTAGCCCCGCGGCTTACGCGGACCCGTGGGACGGGCGCCACCCGTAGGACGGGCGCCACCCGTAGGACGGGCACCGCCTGTGGAACGGGCACCACCCGTGGGACGAGCACCGCCTGTGGGGCGCGAACCGCCGGTCGGATGCTGTCCGCCCTGAGGACGTCCGCCACCACCTGCTGGCCGACCGCCACCCGAAGGACGACCGCCGCCTTCCGGGCGACCCCCGCCGAACGGGCGGCTGCCACCATCGGGACGACCGCCACCGGCCGGACGGCCGAAGGGCTTGTCGCCACGCGGCTTGCCATCAAACGGACGGCCGCCACCCGGCTTGCCGCCGAACGGCTTGCGGTCGCCACCTGGACGCCCACCTGCCGACGGACGGCCCTGCCCCGGCCGATCGTCGCGGCGCGGGCCGCGATTGTCATCAAACGAGCGCTGCGGGCGATCCCCGCGCGGACCATTGGACGGACGACCGGCGAAATCACCGCGTGCGGGACGATCACCGCCATCGCGGGGTGGACGCCCCTCGAAGCTGCGCTGCGGACGATCACCGAAATTGCCGCGGGCTGGACGGTCACCGAAACCGCCGCGAGCGGGACGATCACCGCCATCACGGGGGGGACGACCCTCAAAGCTACGCTGCGGACGATCACCGAAATTGCCGCGGGCCGGACGATCACCGAAACCACCACGAGCGGGACGATCACCGCCATCGCGGGACGGACGACCCTCGAAGCTGCGCTGCGGACGGTCACCGAAGCCGCCGCGAGCGGGACGATCACCATCCGGACGCGGGCCACGCTGCGGGCGGTCGCCGAAGGACTTCTTGTCACCATATGGCTTCTTGTCACCGTACGGCTTCTTGTCGCCATAGGGCTTCTTGTCACCGAACGACTTCTTGTCGCCGTAGGGCTTCTTGTCGCCAAACGACTTGCGGTCGGGCGCTGCGCCATCACGAGGGGGACGCGGCGGACGGGGAGCGGGCTTGCCGAAGGAGGAGATCGGCTGATCGTCGCGATCGCGACGCTGCTTGCCGGGGCCCTTGGGTTCGTATTCCTCGGGGGCGCGACCATCTTCGTCGAAGTGCACGCGGCGCGGGCGACCGGTACGCGGAGCATCGCGACCACCACGGGCAGCACGGAAATCCTCGCGCGGCGGGGGAGCCGTATCAGGCATCTCGCTGTCGAAATCGACGCCAGCGGCTTCGGCCAGCTTCTTGCCAAGCTGGTCCTTGAGCATCTTGGCGCGGACCATTTCGACGGCGCCTTCAGCCAGTTCGCCGAGCTGGAACGGACCATAGGACACGCGGATCAGGCGGTTCACCTCAAGGCCAAGCGCGCCGAGCACGTTCTTGACTTCGCGGTTCTTGCCTTCGCGCAGGCCGAGCAGCAGCCAGACATTGCTGCCCTGGGAGCGTTCGAGCGTGGCTTCAATCGGGCCATAGGTGATGCCTTCAACTTCGATGCCATCCTTGAGGGCATCGAGCTGGGCCTGGGTGACGTGACCATAGGCGCGCACGCGATAGCGACGCAGCCAGCCGGTGGAGGGCAGCTCGAGCACGCGCTTGAGGCCGCCATCATTGGTGAGGAGCAGCAGGCCCTCGGTGTTGATGTCGAGACGGCCGACAGTGACGACGCGGGGGAGGCCCTCTTCGAGCAGGGCCTCGAAAATGGTCTTGCGACCCTCGGGGTCCTTCTCGGTGACAACCAGGCCAGCGGGCTTGTGGTAGAGCCAGATGCGCGTGCCCTGACGGGCAGCGAGCTGCTCGCCATCGACAACGATCTTGTCGCGGCTGGTGACGTTAAAGGCCGGGGTCAGTACCTTCTTGCCATTGACGGTGACACGGCCAGCCGTGATCCAGCCTTCGGCGTCGCGGCGGGAGCAGAGGCCGGCGCGGGCCATGACCTTGGCAAGACGGTCAGCGATTTCGGGTTTTTCAGTTTCGCTCATG is from Devosia sp. SD17-2 and encodes:
- a CDS encoding pseudouridine synthase, with the protein product MSETEKPEIADRLAKVMARAGLCSRRDAEGWITAGRVTVNGKKVLTPAFNVTSRDKIVVDGEQLAARQGTRIWLYHKPAGLVVTEKDPEGRKTIFEALLEEGLPRVVTVGRLDINTEGLLLLTNDGGLKRVLELPSTGWLRRYRVRAYGHVTQAQLDALKDGIEVEGITYGPIEATLERSQGSNVWLLLGLREGKNREVKNVLGALGLEVNRLIRVSYGPFQLGELAEGAVEMVRAKMLKDQLGKKLAEAAGVDFDSEMPDTAPPPREDFRAARGGRDAPRTGRPRRVHFDEDGRAPEEYEPKGPGKQRRDRDDQPISSFGKPAPRPPRPPRDGAAPDRKSFGDKKPYGDKKSFGDKKPYGDKKPYGDKKPYGDKKSFGDRPQRGPRPDGDRPARGGFGDRPQRSFEGRPSRDGGDRPARGGFGDRPARGNFGDRPQRSFEGRPPRDGGDRPARGGFGDRPARGNFGDRPQRSFEGRPPRDGGDRPARGDFAGRPSNGPRGDRPQRSFDDNRGPRRDDRPGQGRPSAGGRPGGDRKPFGGKPGGGRPFDGKPRGDKPFGRPAGGGRPDGGSRPFGGGRPEGGGRPSGGGRPAGGGGRPQGGQHPTGGSRPTGGARPTGGARSTGGARPTGGARPTGGARPTGPRKPRG